TCGAACCGATGCAGACGCGCCGCCGAAGCGAAGGTGATGCGGCCGGCACCCGCAAGCGCAACGACAGCGGCGGCTCGATGGCGATCAgcagcaccgccaccaccacgacgACAACGAGCGGCAGTACCAACCAGAGCGGCCGGcacaaccaccatcaccaacagcaacagcaagggCAGCAACAACCAGCGTCCAAGGGCGATCTGCTCGGGGCCGGACTGGACGCACGGATCGCCCGGCGCGTGTCGCTCGACTCAGCAGAGGCGGCCGGCCACGGGCACTACCTCAAGTGCCGGTACCCGCGGTGCGACGCCACCGCCACCCTCGCCGAGGCCCGCAAAACCTTCAAGAGCTGCCACAACTGTTCCCATCTGTACTGCTCGCGCGAGTGCCGCCGGGCGCACTGGGAGCGGCACCggaaggcctgcctgcactcGCGGGTGTCCGCCCTGTGCCGGCTGGTGCTGTCCACGTGCAAGGACGACGCGGACACGCTCCGCCACCTGAGCGTGCTCGCGCGCCGGGGCTACTTGTCGCAGGGGCGAGGTGTTGTTAGAATACTGTTCCGCAGCCCGGAGCGGGCCGACTCGTTCATCAAGCAGGGCTTCCAGTGCCTGGGCGAGGTGTCGTACGTGCGCTGGCCGGACCTGCTGCCGGCCGAGATGGGACCGGAGCTGTACTCGGAGCTGCTGAAGCTCAGCACCGAGTACAAGCCCGACTCGAAGATGCTGCTCTACGTCGCGATCTGCGTGGTGTCGGAGGCGCCCGGCAGCGCGACGGCCCCGGTCAAGTGGGAGCGGCAGCTGGTGTCGCGGTGCGCGAAGCTGAAGCTGTGCCGCACGGTCGTGAGCGAGATCGCGAGCGGACCGGGGGCTGGGGAGCGGCCGGGCCCGCGCCCCGATACGGTCGGCGATGTGCTCGTGCTGTCGTTCAACATCCTGTCCAAGACGACGCAGCGGGCCCGGGAGCAGGTGTCGCTGAACGTGCAGACCGTCCTGCGCCAGCGGGGCGTCAATCTGCGCAAACACTACCCGGAGGTGTACCAGCGGCTGGCCACCTTTGTGGAGGGCAGCACCGATCGCTTCCTGCCAGTGACGCTGCACCCCCGGGACACCGCTACCGGGCGGTCGTTCGTGTGCATCGTCATGCCGAACTACGGCGACACGGAGCGGGTCCAGTTTCCGGTGTCGGAAAACGGGGACGATCGGGTCGTGACGGTGGACGTCGGGGCGGATCTGGGGGACGATCTTACCAGCAAGCTTTAATCCAGGAG
This sequence is a window from Anopheles merus strain MAF chromosome 3R, AmerM5.1, whole genome shotgun sequence. Protein-coding genes within it:
- the LOC121595177 gene encoding uncharacterized protein LOC121595177 isoform X19; amino-acid sequence: MISSSFKEPPENELQKSHETGTNLSEHQLRVQASLQRLNIPDWYKQYSGKDGPGSATPAGPITAAGTAGASTGTGGGGILRKRNSDVGRWTGLSSKTTSLSSLGSHRSDRSPVMLSPSAHSHHGQTGFSRWSTSHLNSNQTSPSVSTRGSFTRGGLNASVISGYSTASAATGANHGNGSSTIRNSFRQPYLGWRSQEKLSQPRTPAERLASSLLQQQQGSSKQKDHQQQQQQSNEQKGKQQQQQKDESVVTPEIQSSIIEVTSAIVHYVNDQTNRHSRSRSTSPSQRCWLESSFVGTRPLDSPQTPLIENSSVLGSGHQQQQHQQHQHQQQQQQPHTAGDHYRFNAGRMNGVGGAGAAVPTFSLPAEHQSPGSATLEDVLASLLGLPADSHRSSARVANACLTPTAPNSSNQTLQIEPMQTRRRSEGDAAGTRKRNDSGGSMAISSTATTTTTTSGSTNQSGRHNHHHQQQQQGQQQPASKGDLLGAGLDARIARRVSLDSAEAAGHGHYLKCRYPRCDATATLAEARKTFKSCHNCSHLYCSRECRRAHWERHRKACLHSRVSALCRLVLSTCKDDADTLRHLSVLARRGYLSQGRGVVRILFRSPERADSFIKQGFQCLGEVSYVRWPDLLPAEMGPELYSELLKLSTEYKPDSKMLLYVAICVVSEAPGSATAPVKWERQLVSRCAKLKLCRTVVSEIASGPGAGERPGPRPDTVGDVLVLSFNILSKTTQRAREQVSLNVQTVLRQRGVNLRKHYPEVYQRLATFVEGSTDRFLPVTLHPRDTATGRSFVCIVMPNYGDTERVQFPVSENGDDRVVTVDVGADLGDDLTSKL